One stretch of Candidatus Palauibacter polyketidifaciens DNA includes these proteins:
- a CDS encoding type II toxin-antitoxin system PemK/MazF family toxin, translating to MTSTTAYRQGDIVLVSFPFTDLTSTKRRPALVLSPNSFNAAGEDLVLAAVTSHLTGDPNAVHLRRSDFAEGGLPKASMVKTTKLFTMRHPGKAIEHVTVVGDTAAGILY from the coding sequence ATGACGTCTACGACAGCCTATAGGCAGGGCGACATCGTGCTCGTCTCCTTCCCCTTCACCGATCTCACTTCAACCAAGAGACGCCCCGCGCTGGTCCTTTCCCCGAATTCCTTCAATGCCGCCGGTGAGGATCTCGTGCTGGCGGCCGTCACCTCCCACCTCACGGGCGACCCGAACGCGGTGCATCTCCGCCGCAGCGATTTCGCGGAAGGTGGGCTTCCCAAGGCATCGATGGTGAAGACGACGAAGCTGTTTACGATGAGACACCCGGGGAAAGCGATCGAACACGTCACCGTCGTCGGCGATACGGCAGCGGGTATTCTGTACTAG
- a CDS encoding type II toxin-antitoxin system VapC family toxin, whose amino-acid sequence MIVVLDASAVVELVLGTRRGARIMHRVSDPVTSLHGPELLDLEVLHVLRRYESTGAVSPTRAGEAYRNFLDLDVRRHGHEPLLSRIWSRRHNLTAYDAAYVTLAETLEAPLLTTDRRLAGVPNLAVPVEVFAVTPTESPP is encoded by the coding sequence GTGATCGTCGTCCTGGATGCATCGGCCGTCGTCGAGTTGGTGCTCGGCACGCGGCGCGGCGCCCGCATCATGCACAGGGTATCGGACCCCGTGACGTCCCTGCACGGCCCCGAACTCCTGGACCTCGAGGTTCTGCATGTTCTGCGCCGCTACGAGAGCACCGGGGCCGTCTCCCCGACCCGCGCCGGCGAGGCGTATCGCAACTTCCTCGATCTCGATGTGCGGCGGCACGGCCACGAGCCGCTCCTGTCGAGGATCTGGTCCCGCCGCCACAACCTCACCGCGTACGACGCCGCGTACGTCACACTGGCCGAGACTCTCGAAGCCCCCCTTCTCACCACGGACCGTCGGCTGGCCGGAGTCCCGAACCTCGCGGTGCCGGTCGAGGTCTTTGCCGTCACCCCCACGGAATCGCCTCCTTGA
- a CDS encoding oxidoreductase, with product MGKIILVTGASSGIGRAAAILLAREGHTVYAGARRADRMEDLREHGITPVEMDVTRSDDNERAVSRIIADQGRIDVLVNNAGFGLYGPVEDVPLDDARYQFEVNLFGLAHLTRLVLPHMRAGGSGRIINVSSMGGRIFTPLGAWYHATKHALEGWSDCLRVETAPFNIQVVVIQPGAIRTEFGDVMGAHMRKYSGDTAYKAQVDSFLKLMDGLEPGRGTAPEVLAKVFVKAATARKPRRRYASGSMARPFMFLRKWFGDGLYEFMLRRMFR from the coding sequence TTGGGCAAGATCATCCTCGTCACGGGAGCTTCCTCCGGCATCGGCCGGGCGGCCGCGATCCTTCTCGCCCGTGAGGGCCACACCGTGTACGCCGGCGCACGTCGGGCGGACCGAATGGAAGACCTGCGGGAACACGGCATCACTCCCGTCGAAATGGACGTCACCAGAAGCGACGACAACGAGCGGGCCGTGAGTCGCATCATCGCGGACCAGGGACGCATCGACGTCCTGGTCAACAACGCGGGCTTCGGGCTCTACGGACCCGTCGAGGACGTGCCGCTCGACGACGCGCGCTACCAGTTCGAGGTGAACCTGTTCGGGCTCGCCCATCTCACCCGACTCGTCCTGCCGCACATGAGGGCGGGGGGCTCAGGCCGAATCATCAACGTCTCGTCGATGGGAGGGAGGATCTTCACCCCCCTCGGGGCCTGGTACCACGCCACCAAGCACGCCCTCGAGGGCTGGTCGGACTGCCTGCGCGTGGAAACCGCCCCCTTCAACATCCAGGTCGTCGTGATCCAGCCGGGCGCGATCAGGACGGAGTTCGGCGACGTGATGGGAGCCCACATGAGGAAGTACTCCGGGGACACGGCGTACAAGGCGCAGGTGGACTCGTTTCTGAAGCTGATGGACGGCCTCGAACCCGGCCGCGGCACCGCGCCGGAAGTGCTCGCCAAGGTGTTCGTCAAGGCCGCGACGGCCCGGAAGCCGCGCCGGCGATACGCCAGCGGCTCCATGGCGCGCCCCTTCATGTTCCTCCGCAAGTGGTTCGGGGACGGCCTCTACGAGTTCATGCTGCGGCGCATGTTCCGCTGA